Proteins co-encoded in one Trueperella abortisuis genomic window:
- a CDS encoding mechanosensitive ion channel family protein, which produces MNVIAALPIVMATNQGDDTVEAAVEVTFDVVKMILTIGAGMLVGILAGLLLIAGLRILTRRSVHMDGVYHAVSRRMEVLLAVVGGWLGFHYRLTVMPATPPDWLDWVAHGFVLAIIGAVTWVLSGLVDGVTRAINDSMAQRSQDRAARVKTQTQILRRVIKVSLWILGVAVALLTFPGARAAGASIFASAGIISVVAGLAAQTTLGNVFAGLQLAFTDSIRVDDVVVYQGNYTTVEEITLTYVVLAVWDGRRIIVPSTIMTTESFENWTRRAPEMMGDVLITVDWAVPIDAARMRFEQILRNTALWDGRTGVLMVSDASQDRITLRCLVSAKNSPTLTDLRNYVREEMVRWIQDEAPQSVPHERHYMGEPGDLAARNEATFELVHERGEGQPPTFEPDGAAQPDTQETEILSATDVAKLMRVPLAQREAELDAELDDATPTDETPTTGTRSAIFTGSPEAEERAKAFSGPGEKAYEERKLNTQTQKLPVTETQTKDDQ; this is translated from the coding sequence ATGAACGTAATTGCCGCGCTGCCGATCGTGATGGCTACCAACCAGGGAGATGACACCGTGGAGGCCGCCGTTGAGGTGACCTTCGACGTTGTAAAGATGATCCTGACCATCGGCGCGGGCATGCTCGTTGGCATCCTGGCGGGCCTGCTCCTCATCGCCGGCCTGCGGATACTGACCCGGCGCAGCGTCCACATGGACGGGGTCTATCACGCGGTGAGCAGGCGGATGGAGGTCCTGCTGGCGGTAGTCGGCGGGTGGCTCGGCTTCCACTACAGGCTGACGGTGATGCCGGCAACCCCGCCCGACTGGCTGGACTGGGTGGCGCACGGATTCGTCCTGGCGATTATCGGCGCGGTGACGTGGGTGCTGTCCGGCCTGGTGGACGGCGTCACGCGGGCAATTAACGATTCCATGGCGCAGCGTTCGCAGGACCGCGCGGCCAGGGTGAAGACGCAGACGCAGATCTTGCGGCGAGTGATCAAGGTCAGCCTGTGGATCCTTGGCGTGGCGGTGGCACTGCTGACATTCCCAGGAGCGCGGGCGGCGGGCGCGTCGATCTTCGCCTCGGCGGGAATCATCTCGGTGGTTGCCGGCCTCGCGGCGCAAACCACCCTGGGCAACGTGTTCGCCGGCCTACAGCTGGCCTTCACAGACTCGATCCGGGTAGACGACGTCGTCGTGTACCAGGGCAACTACACCACGGTGGAGGAAATCACGCTCACATACGTGGTGTTGGCGGTGTGGGATGGGCGCCGGATCATCGTCCCGTCCACGATCATGACCACAGAGTCCTTTGAGAACTGGACGCGCCGGGCGCCGGAGATGATGGGCGACGTGCTGATCACGGTGGATTGGGCCGTGCCGATCGACGCGGCGCGCATGCGTTTCGAGCAGATCCTGCGCAACACGGCCCTGTGGGATGGTCGCACCGGTGTGCTCATGGTGTCGGATGCCTCCCAGGACCGGATCACCCTGCGCTGCCTGGTCTCGGCAAAGAACTCGCCCACGCTGACCGACCTGCGCAACTACGTGCGCGAGGAAATGGTGCGCTGGATCCAGGACGAGGCCCCGCAGTCGGTCCCGCACGAACGCCACTACATGGGCGAGCCGGGAGACTTGGCGGCCCGCAACGAGGCGACGTTCGAGCTGGTGCATGAACGCGGGGAGGGCCAGCCTCCGACTTTCGAGCCGGATGGCGCCGCCCAGCCGGACACGCAAGAGACGGAGATCCTGTCGGCCACGGACGTGGCGAAGCTCATGCGCGTGCCGCTCGCCCAGCGCGAAGCCGAGCTGGACGCCGAGCTCGATGATGCCACCCCCACGGACGAAACGCCGACGACGGGCACGAGGTCTGCCATCTTCACCGGATCGCCCGAGGCGGAGGAACGGGCTAAGGCATTTTCGGGCCCCGGCGAGAAGGCCTACGAAGAGCGTAAGCTAAACACCCAAACTCAAAAACTACCTGTCACGGAGACGCAAACAAAGGACGATCAATGA